From Enterococcus mediterraneensis, the proteins below share one genomic window:
- a CDS encoding IS3 family transposase (programmed frameshift): MSRRQRRTYSKEFKQQIVDLYLAGKPRAEIIREYELTPSSFDKWMKQAQSTGSFKERDNLTPEQAELIALRKKNKQLEMENDILKQAALIFGPKRQVIDANKHKYSISVMCKILNISRQTYYYQAKPIENESDLEEIVQEEFIRNRKAYGTRKLKKCLAKRGLQLSRRRIGRIMKRRGLTSTYTIAHFKGQRTACNEAKTANVLDRTFTQEQPLEAIVTDLTYVRVGKKWHYICLILDLFNREIIGYSCGEKKDASLVKEAFGRIPYSLTDVKLFHTDRGKEFDNQTIHEILNGFGITRSLSRKGCPYDNSVAESTYKSVKVEFVHQYQFETLAQLRLELFDYVHWWNYLRLHGTLAYETPIQIRQQRLAKRILDNERGSDTSGEAA, translated from the exons ATGTCAAGACGTCAACGAAGAACCTATTCAAAAGAATTCAAACAACAAATCGTCGATCTCTATCTCGCTGGTAAGCCTCGCGCAGAAATTATTCGAGAGTATGAGCTTACGCCTTCTTCTTTCGATAAATGGATGAAGCAAGCACAATCAACGGGCTCATTCAAAGAAAGAGACAACTTAACACCAGAACAAGCAGAATTGATCGCACTAAGAAAGAAAAATAAGCAACTCGAAATGGAGAATGATATTTTAAAGCAGGCGGCGCTGATATTCGGAC CGAAAAGACAAGTAATTGATGCCAACAAGCATAAATATTCCATATCAGTGATGTGCAAAATTCTAAATATTTCTCGTCAAACCTACTATTATCAAGCGAAACCGATCGAAAATGAGTCCGACTTAGAAGAGATCGTTCAGGAAGAGTTTATTCGAAACCGAAAGGCTTACGGTACCCGAAAATTGAAGAAGTGTTTAGCAAAGCGTGGGCTTCAACTCAGTCGGCGCCGAATCGGTCGAATCATGAAACGCCGCGGATTGACATCTACCTATACGATCGCTCATTTTAAAGGGCAACGAACAGCTTGTAATGAAGCGAAAACAGCGAATGTATTAGATCGGACCTTTACACAAGAACAGCCATTGGAAGCCATCGTTACGGATCTTACTTATGTTCGCGTGGGGAAAAAGTGGCATTATATCTGCTTAATACTTGATTTGTTTAATCGAGAAATTATTGGTTATTCCTGTGGTGAGAAGAAAGATGCCTCATTGGTAAAAGAAGCCTTTGGACGGATACCGTATTCTTTAACAGACGTCAAGCTTTTTCATACAGACCGGGGAAAGGAATTTGATAACCAAACCATTCATGAGATTCTGAATGGTTTTGGAATTACTCGTTCATTGAGTAGGAAGGGTTGTCCGTATGATAATTCCGTTGCGGAATCAACCTATAAATCTGTCAAAGTAGAATTCGTGCATCAATACCAATTTGAGACACTGGCACAGCTACGTCTAGAATTGTTTGATTATGTGCATTGGTGGAACTATCTACGCTTACATGGCACGTTGGCGTATGAAACACCGATCCAAATTCGACAACAGAGATTGGCGAAGCGAATCCTTGATAATGAGCGCGGATCTGATACCTCTGGAGAGGCAGCCTAA
- a CDS encoding YxeA family protein, whose translation MKTIVKVVLSVGIFILLLCGGALLYTKNSSGEVAALFDQLNPLIPESEVYVKTQAPESVNEHGTAMYKQTAASSDGTTRTIEFTGMQELKKGHYLKLTNKGAHVETYEEVPEKDVPQKALEKIK comes from the coding sequence ATGAAAACAATTGTAAAAGTAGTATTGTCAGTAGGGATTTTTATTTTGCTTCTATGTGGGGGTGCGTTGTTGTACACCAAGAATTCATCGGGAGAAGTGGCTGCCCTTTTTGATCAATTAAATCCGCTAATTCCAGAAAGTGAAGTCTATGTCAAAACACAGGCACCTGAATCAGTCAATGAACATGGTACAGCAATGTATAAACAAACAGCTGCATCTTCTGATGGTACGACAAGAACGATAGAATTTACTGGGATGCAGGAACTGAAAAAAGGCCATTACCTAAAATTGACCAATAAAGGCGCTCATGTTGAGACATACGAAGAGGTTCCTGAAAAAGATGTTCCACAAAAGGCACTAGAAAAAATCAAGTAA
- a CDS encoding cytochrome P450, with product MKKIPEIKIKAADIKALYQAGYDALAELREEAAAPVVKASFFNKEIIVVYGQEAAKKFYDSENFKRKGAMPEIVLKTLMGQGGVQTLDGAAHRHRKAVFMDLMTPERMEEYHQILDRKLSEALEKQHGHFELFNLSKNVFFEAICEWSGINLGSYSPQEIDELASCQISMISGAAASPVTHLKSRADRKKSELWAQQLIETARKHPVENKENVALYAFANATDLNGERLPLEIAAVDLLNIIRPTVALTVWAALMGHALFSRSDIYEALKEDFDELQDSFIQEMRRYYPFFPMIPAISLKEVEIDGYRIPKDSWVVLDLYGTDHDPRSVKEPFTFVVDRYKGRTKEISYEEEYEMLAQGGGDFRKMHRCAGEWITLHSLRVFSDQLVNKHHFIIPEQDWSIPMNRFPTYPNSRVLLYRD from the coding sequence ATGAAAAAGATACCAGAAATAAAAATAAAAGCAGCGGATATCAAAGCCCTCTACCAAGCCGGCTACGACGCTCTTGCTGAATTGAGAGAAGAAGCCGCGGCACCAGTGGTCAAAGCCAGCTTTTTCAACAAGGAAATCATCGTCGTTTACGGACAAGAAGCCGCGAAAAAATTCTATGATTCTGAAAACTTCAAACGCAAAGGCGCGATGCCTGAAATCGTCTTGAAAACATTGATGGGTCAAGGTGGAGTCCAAACATTAGACGGTGCTGCCCATCGTCACCGCAAAGCGGTTTTCATGGATTTAATGACTCCTGAACGGATGGAAGAGTATCATCAAATCTTGGATCGTAAATTGTCAGAAGCCTTGGAAAAACAACATGGGCACTTTGAATTGTTCAATTTAAGCAAAAACGTCTTTTTCGAAGCCATCTGCGAATGGTCAGGAATCAATTTAGGGAGTTATTCTCCTCAAGAGATCGACGAATTAGCCAGCTGTCAAATCTCGATGATCAGCGGTGCCGCAGCTTCACCAGTGACACACCTCAAAAGTCGTGCCGACCGTAAAAAGTCAGAACTTTGGGCACAACAACTGATCGAAACTGCTCGCAAACATCCTGTTGAAAACAAAGAAAACGTGGCGTTGTATGCTTTTGCCAACGCCACGGATTTAAACGGCGAACGACTGCCTCTTGAGATTGCGGCAGTTGATCTGTTGAATATCATCCGCCCAACTGTAGCACTAACTGTCTGGGCTGCCTTGATGGGGCATGCGCTGTTCAGCCGTTCTGATATTTATGAAGCATTAAAAGAAGATTTTGATGAGCTGCAAGATTCATTTATCCAAGAAATGCGGCGGTATTATCCATTTTTCCCAATGATCCCTGCTATCAGCTTAAAAGAAGTTGAGATCGACGGCTATCGTATTCCTAAAGACAGTTGGGTCGTTTTAGACCTTTATGGTACAGACCATGACCCACGTTCTGTCAAAGAGCCCTTTACATTTGTCGTCGACCGTTATAAAGGACGTACCAAAGAGATTTCTTATGAAGAAGAATACGAAATGTTGGCGCAAGGCGGCGGCGATTTCCGCAAGATGCATCGTTGCGCCGGTGAATGGATCACCCTTCACAGCTTGCGGGTTTTCAGCGATCAGCTCGTCAACAAACATCACTTTATCATCCCTGAACAAGACTGGTCGATTCCTATGAACCGCTTCCCGACTTATCCGAACAGCAGAGTGTTGTTGTATAGGGATTAG
- a CDS encoding thioredoxin family protein, which translates to MEKVGKRMITPKSLEELSTYVEKGKNVFFFTAGWCGDCNFIKPYMPEIEKDFPEWQFIEVDRDRYIDVAAEWNIFGIPSFVVIKDGKELGRLVNKDRKTKEEIESFLSSIQA; encoded by the coding sequence ATAGAGAAAGTAGGCAAACGAATGATTACACCTAAAAGTTTAGAAGAGTTATCAACCTATGTAGAGAAAGGAAAAAATGTCTTTTTCTTCACGGCAGGTTGGTGCGGAGATTGTAATTTCATCAAACCATATATGCCTGAGATCGAAAAAGATTTTCCTGAATGGCAATTTATCGAAGTAGACCGTGACCGTTATATCGATGTAGCGGCGGAATGGAATATTTTTGGTATTCCTAGTTTTGTAGTGATCAAAGACGGCAAAGAACTGGGCCGGTTAGTAAATAAAGATCGTAAAACGAAAGAAGAAATCGAAAGCTTTTTATCCAGCATACAAGCATAA
- a CDS encoding universal stress protein: protein MESQAYKNILVGIDGSDQAKEAFKKAVEVARRNEGKIYVANVIEQQFYDMMGYGALNQNIIEQETESAKEMIEECKEYGASVHFKAIEGIVAYGSPKDTMARQLPEKYNIDLIMVGQSGLNAVERFMTGSVASHIIRQAPCDVLVVTDEKER, encoded by the coding sequence ATGGAGTCACAAGCGTATAAAAACATTCTTGTCGGTATCGATGGTTCCGATCAGGCGAAAGAAGCATTTAAAAAGGCAGTAGAAGTCGCGCGTCGTAATGAAGGTAAGATCTACGTGGCGAATGTCATCGAGCAACAATTCTATGATATGATGGGCTATGGCGCTTTGAATCAAAATATCATCGAACAGGAAACAGAATCTGCTAAAGAAATGATCGAAGAATGCAAAGAATACGGTGCTTCTGTTCATTTCAAAGCGATCGAAGGAATCGTCGCTTACGGTTCACCAAAGGATACGATGGCACGACAACTGCCGGAAAAATACAATATCGACTTGATCATGGTGGGGCAATCCGGCTTGAATGCGGTGGAACGTTTTATGACCGGCAGTGTTGCCAGTCATATCATTCGACAAGCGCCATGTGACGTATTAGTTGTTACTGACGAAAAAGAAAGATAG
- the ytpR gene encoding YtpR family tRNA-binding protein, with amino-acid sequence MIFAYNKEQVGDTLMVITADDHGSDQTAERRSNVTRIQTVDGTVVGWNFFHISNYLTVSGNGAVELTDEQVDQLNRLIKEAGFSDVLAYDHEPKFVVGYVKTCEKHPDSDHLSITETEVDGGQTLQIVCGAPNIKAGLKVVVAKPGSMMPDGMMIWPGVLRGVESYGMICSARELHLPNAPTKKGILELPADAVVGEAFTIGK; translated from the coding sequence GTGATTTTTGCATACAATAAAGAACAAGTAGGCGATACACTGATGGTGATCACTGCTGATGATCATGGATCAGATCAGACTGCTGAACGCCGATCAAATGTGACGCGGATCCAAACTGTTGACGGAACCGTTGTCGGTTGGAACTTTTTTCATATTTCCAATTATTTGACGGTATCGGGCAATGGAGCGGTAGAATTGACAGATGAACAAGTCGATCAATTGAACCGTTTGATCAAAGAAGCAGGGTTTTCGGATGTGTTGGCATACGATCACGAACCAAAATTCGTGGTGGGCTATGTGAAGACTTGCGAAAAACATCCCGACAGCGATCATTTGTCTATCACTGAAACAGAAGTAGACGGTGGACAAACATTACAGATCGTTTGCGGCGCGCCGAATATCAAGGCGGGCTTAAAAGTAGTCGTTGCTAAACCAGGATCTATGATGCCCGATGGAATGATGATCTGGCCAGGCGTTTTGCGGGGCGTTGAAAGTTACGGAATGATCTGTTCAGCCCGTGAACTTCATCTGCCAAACGCGCCAACAAAAAAAGGAATTCTAGAATTGCCAGCTGACGCGGTTGTCGGTGAAGCTTTTACAATTGGAAAATAA
- a CDS encoding S1C family serine protease, translating into MERKEVNPDSKKTSGGFLKRFAIGVLGGIVGALITVGAFYLLNGSGSNPTNNAGNTNDKGETVVSNVKVNADSDITEAVDKVQDAVVSVINLQKQSQSSELGPWGGLFGQDEGTENSEGSDDSGEMQESSEGSGVIYKKDGNSAYVVTNNHVVEGQDGLEVVLKDGTKVTAELVGTDAYTDLAVLKISSDKVDTVATFGDSSELKVGEPAIAIGSPLGSQYANSVTSGIVSSLNRQVSNTTESGEAVNINAIQTDAAINPGNSGGPLVNIEGQVIGINSSKIASTSSSASNVSVEGMGFAIPSNDVVTIINQLEKDGKVTRPALGITMRDLSTISSQQQEQILKVPSSLKNGVVVLSVVNATPAEKAGLKQYDVITKIDGKEVTSTTDLQAALYKKKVGDSIEITFYRESKEQTVTAELSIDQSTLQKSQNN; encoded by the coding sequence ATGGAAAGAAAAGAAGTAAATCCAGATTCAAAAAAAACATCTGGAGGTTTTTTAAAGCGGTTTGCCATTGGTGTGCTTGGTGGTATCGTGGGCGCTTTGATCACAGTAGGCGCATTTTATCTTTTGAATGGTTCGGGAAGCAATCCTACTAATAATGCAGGCAATACCAATGACAAAGGCGAAACCGTAGTAAGCAACGTGAAAGTCAATGCAGACAGTGATATCACTGAAGCGGTGGATAAAGTCCAAGATGCGGTAGTGTCGGTCATCAATCTGCAAAAGCAATCTCAAAGTTCTGAATTAGGACCATGGGGCGGCTTGTTTGGACAAGACGAAGGCACGGAAAATTCTGAAGGCTCAGACGACTCCGGCGAAATGCAAGAATCCAGCGAAGGCAGCGGCGTCATCTATAAAAAAGACGGCAATAGTGCTTACGTTGTAACTAATAACCACGTTGTCGAAGGGCAAGATGGATTAGAAGTCGTTTTGAAAGACGGAACAAAAGTCACTGCTGAACTTGTGGGAACAGATGCTTATACTGACTTGGCTGTATTAAAGATTTCATCAGATAAAGTCGATACTGTCGCAACCTTTGGCGACTCCAGCGAATTGAAAGTCGGCGAACCTGCGATTGCTATCGGTTCACCATTAGGTTCTCAATATGCCAACTCTGTCACTTCAGGGATCGTTTCATCATTGAATCGTCAAGTATCTAATACAACAGAATCCGGTGAAGCAGTCAATATCAATGCGATCCAAACTGACGCTGCTATCAATCCTGGGAATTCCGGCGGTCCATTAGTAAATATCGAAGGTCAAGTCATAGGGATCAACTCAAGTAAGATCGCCAGCACCAGCAGTTCTGCTTCCAATGTCAGCGTAGAAGGTATGGGCTTTGCGATCCCAAGTAATGATGTTGTCACTATCATCAATCAATTAGAAAAAGACGGCAAAGTGACTCGACCAGCACTAGGAATCACTATGCGGGATCTTTCAACCATCTCTTCGCAACAACAAGAACAAATTCTAAAAGTTCCTTCTTCTTTGAAAAATGGTGTCGTTGTCTTGTCTGTTGTTAACGCAACACCTGCTGAAAAAGCTGGTCTAAAACAATATGACGTTATCACAAAGATCGATGGCAAAGAAGTTACTTCAACTACTGATTTGCAAGCAGCTCTTTACAAGAAAAAAGTCGGTGACTCCATCGAGATCACTTTCTATCGTGAATCTAAAGAACAAACAGTCACTGCTGAATTGTCCATCGATCAGTCAACATTGCAAAAATCACAAAACAACTAA
- the rlmH gene encoding 23S rRNA (pseudouridine(1915)-N(3))-methyltransferase RlmH, with translation MTIKIISVGKLKEKYLVQGIAEYVKRLGAYTKIELVEVPDEKAPEHLSEAEMLQVKEKEGERILAKIKDSEYVFALAIEGKNPSSEAFAKQIDQLGTQGKSHLTFVIGGSLGLATSVIDRSNTQISFGKMTYPHQLMRLILVEQIYRAYRINRGEPYHK, from the coding sequence ATGACAATCAAAATTATTTCAGTAGGAAAACTAAAAGAAAAATATCTAGTCCAAGGAATCGCTGAGTATGTCAAACGACTAGGCGCGTATACGAAGATCGAGTTAGTGGAGGTTCCCGATGAAAAAGCACCGGAACACCTCAGCGAAGCAGAGATGCTTCAGGTCAAAGAAAAAGAAGGCGAACGGATCTTGGCAAAAATCAAAGATTCGGAATATGTTTTCGCATTAGCAATCGAGGGCAAGAACCCTTCCAGCGAAGCCTTCGCCAAACAAATCGATCAATTAGGAACCCAAGGAAAAAGCCATCTAACTTTTGTGATCGGCGGCTCGTTAGGCTTAGCGACATCCGTCATCGATCGCAGCAATACCCAAATCTCGTTTGGCAAAATGACTTATCCTCACCAACTCATGCGGCTGATATTAGTAGAACAGATCTATCGGGCGTATCGGATAAATCGTGGGGAACCGTATCATAAATGA
- a CDS encoding DUF960 domain-containing protein, with translation MSEKNKKRYLTKGINEKLPTEAQLLCWYLIDLRMRLKKPVDYLQIFDFQVDTNGKQVLIHRQEVPEYQYIYYPTFEQLIRQKIWMIDDGDYYTMLLPEEY, from the coding sequence ATGTCTGAGAAGAATAAGAAACGCTATTTGACAAAAGGAATCAATGAAAAGTTACCCACTGAAGCGCAATTGTTATGCTGGTACTTGATCGATCTACGTATGAGATTGAAAAAACCAGTGGATTACTTACAGATCTTTGATTTTCAAGTCGACACCAATGGAAAACAAGTTTTGATCCACAGACAAGAAGTACCAGAGTATCAGTATATCTATTATCCAACTTTTGAACAACTGATCCGACAAAAGATCTGGATGATCGATGATGGGGATTATTACACCATGTTGCTACCAGAAGAGTACTAA
- a CDS encoding stage II sporulation protein M, with product MKNEIVSVIQDKAMWRRAKKYALFSLVLITLSCVVTFIIHPDLNKLVDGLGSTIQRGNKEQENEFISYLKNNGFKVPRGMFLMGLIPVPWIYLLNLIFSSIVLGIALSMPLIDSHLSFVKILLTVFTYAPFEIFAYCIFAALIKPMNNAIIKNLLNLVKKGERVPFFIKLKRVFIGYLVLVLPLIIISGFIEAYVADFLYKLF from the coding sequence ATGAAGAATGAAATAGTATCGGTTATTCAGGATAAAGCGATGTGGCGAAGGGCAAAAAAATATGCATTATTTAGCCTTGTGTTAATTACGTTGAGTTGTGTAGTAACATTTATTATACATCCAGATTTGAACAAGCTAGTTGATGGACTTGGTTCTACAATACAAAGAGGAAATAAAGAACAGGAAAATGAGTTTATAAGCTATTTGAAAAACAATGGATTTAAGGTACCAAGAGGAATGTTTCTTATGGGTTTGATCCCTGTACCATGGATTTATTTGCTAAATCTGATATTTTCTTCCATCGTATTAGGGATTGCATTGAGTATGCCTTTGATTGATTCGCATTTATCGTTTGTAAAAATACTTCTCACTGTGTTTACGTATGCGCCTTTTGAGATTTTTGCATATTGTATTTTTGCTGCGCTTATAAAGCCTATGAATAATGCAATTATCAAAAATTTGCTAAATCTAGTTAAGAAAGGTGAAAGAGTACCTTTTTTCATTAAATTAAAACGAGTTTTTATTGGATATCTCGTGTTAGTACTACCGTTAATTATTATTAGTGGTTTTATAGAAGCATATGTTGCAGATTTTCTATATAAGTTGTTTTAG
- a CDS encoding helix-turn-helix domain-containing protein, with the protein MYYRIRALREDADLNQERLAKVLNVSQTTYSRYETGKLDIPTEALIKLAQYYSTSTDYLLNLTSQKKPYPKN; encoded by the coding sequence ATGTATTATAGAATTCGAGCTTTGCGGGAAGATGCAGATCTAAATCAAGAACGACTAGCTAAAGTTTTAAACGTCAGTCAGACGACGTATTCCCGTTATGAAACAGGAAAACTAGATATCCCTACAGAAGCATTGATCAAACTTGCACAATATTATTCCACAAGCACTGATTATTTACTAAATCTAACTTCTCAAAAGAAACCGTATCCAAAAAATTAA
- a CDS encoding glucose PTS transporter subunit IIA, protein MTKHEELSKRILENIGGKDNVVSYTNCVTRLRILTKDKSLIDVRKIEKFEGVLGTRFAGDQFQVIIGQDVAKVAENFGRAMKTNSDISMQEQLVISKDKFSVKSFFTEQLIGNLSACVFPVLPVFMGAGMLKLIVNILGPSLLKVMSEQSDLLRLLTLVGDAGFYFMPIFIAWSAARHFKTSIPLAVFLSSILVHPELIRIVAEGNTFYVCGIPMTLVSYMNQLIPSILIVWIMSYVYKNTEKVIPTSLRYVFVPLVTTLIMLPLMLCVIGPIGTYAGIVIASVANWLATVGGPLAVGLIGGLWYILVGLGMDKALLPIIFNQFSTQGYDDLFWLSAVLGTYALMGVSLVYVIRSKKEERGMGISNAVTLMLGGVSEPTLFGVIFRFKKAIIWLFTGGFVGGALASLFNVKAYAYGASNLLFFTVFAGGDGKTFIPGIIACAAAFITSFALGLIFGLGETKLNNTEPELEKKSNIEITTNDLTEHEIILSPIKGKVVPLKNVNDPVFSNNLIGTGCAIYPSEGKVFAPFDGEVISILPTSHAIGLKRSDGLELMIHVGLETVNENGKGFVSHVKSGDQVTKGELILSFDLDYLLSKGYDMTTPIIVTSEQKTVSLLEESVVGATDQLLTLDLVK, encoded by the coding sequence ATGACAAAACATGAAGAATTATCTAAACGGATTTTAGAGAATATTGGTGGTAAAGACAATGTTGTTTCTTATACAAATTGTGTGACACGATTGAGAATACTTACAAAAGATAAAAGTTTGATCGATGTAAGAAAAATAGAAAAGTTCGAAGGTGTGCTAGGGACTAGGTTTGCTGGTGATCAATTTCAAGTCATTATTGGACAAGATGTTGCTAAAGTCGCTGAGAATTTTGGAAGGGCTATGAAAACAAATTCTGATATCTCGATGCAAGAACAACTGGTGATTTCTAAAGATAAATTTTCTGTTAAATCTTTCTTTACTGAGCAGTTGATCGGTAATCTATCTGCATGCGTTTTTCCCGTCTTACCTGTCTTTATGGGAGCTGGGATGCTCAAATTGATCGTCAATATTTTGGGACCAAGTTTACTTAAAGTGATGTCCGAACAAAGTGATCTTTTACGACTCCTAACATTAGTCGGTGATGCAGGATTTTACTTTATGCCGATCTTTATCGCTTGGTCTGCTGCTCGTCATTTTAAGACAAGTATACCCTTAGCCGTATTTTTAAGTTCAATTCTAGTACATCCAGAATTAATCAGAATCGTTGCTGAGGGTAACACTTTTTACGTATGCGGCATCCCCATGACGTTAGTTTCGTATATGAATCAACTTATTCCATCCATTCTTATTGTATGGATCATGTCTTATGTATATAAAAATACAGAAAAAGTGATCCCGACTTCTTTACGCTATGTGTTTGTTCCGTTGGTCACGACCCTTATAATGTTGCCGCTAATGTTATGTGTTATTGGTCCTATTGGCACATATGCTGGTATCGTGATTGCTAGTGTAGCAAATTGGCTTGCTACAGTCGGAGGTCCGCTAGCAGTTGGCTTGATTGGCGGTCTATGGTATATCCTTGTTGGTCTAGGTATGGATAAAGCTTTGTTACCAATCATCTTTAACCAATTTTCTACTCAAGGCTATGATGACTTGTTCTGGTTAAGTGCAGTACTTGGGACTTATGCGTTGATGGGCGTTTCATTAGTATACGTTATTCGAAGTAAGAAAGAAGAACGTGGTATGGGTATTTCGAATGCGGTTACTTTAATGTTAGGTGGGGTGAGTGAGCCAACATTATTTGGTGTGATTTTCCGTTTCAAAAAAGCGATTATTTGGCTTTTTACCGGAGGATTTGTAGGTGGTGCTTTAGCTTCCCTATTTAATGTGAAAGCTTATGCTTATGGTGCTAGTAATCTTCTATTTTTTACCGTGTTTGCTGGTGGCGATGGAAAGACATTTATTCCAGGGATCATCGCCTGTGCCGCAGCTTTTATAACTAGTTTCGCATTGGGGCTGATTTTTGGTCTTGGAGAAACTAAGTTGAATAATACTGAACCAGAGTTAGAAAAGAAATCCAATATTGAAATTACAACAAATGACCTTACAGAACATGAAATAATCTTATCACCTATCAAAGGAAAAGTCGTTCCATTGAAAAATGTGAACGATCCGGTTTTTTCAAATAATCTAATAGGAACTGGCTGTGCTATCTATCCATCGGAAGGAAAGGTTTTTGCTCCATTTGATGGGGAAGTGATCTCCATTTTACCAACAAGTCATGCTATCGGTTTAAAACGTTCGGATGGTCTTGAACTGATGATCCATGTCGGATTAGAAACTGTCAATGAAAACGGAAAAGGATTTGTTTCTCATGTAAAGTCTGGAGATCAAGTAACTAAAGGTGAGCTTATCTTAAGTTTTGATCTCGATTATCTGCTTAGCAAGGGCTATGATATGACAACGCCAATTATCGTAACATCTGAACAGAAGACTGTATCTTTGTTAGAAGAAAGCGTAGTTGGTGCAACTGATCAGCTATTAACATTGGATTTAGTAAAATAA
- a CDS encoding haloacid dehalogenase-like hydrolase: MTERLLSATASQILKMSTAELKQSIKASEGRIIMAENMVIYKPLVDQITNAEIHAGFSADMLLMNFFDLNRPFVNGLETTDDNLFEVIPNEESIRILKQLTGRVIGLNLEPIDKEAEMLEKRKDISTGRIATTENLKKANDMGFDFVCLTGNPRTGVDNKEILEAIKLAKESFEGLVIAGKMHSAGVDESIIDIQTVEAFIEAGADIILVPAIGTVPDHDDEKQKAIVKKAHDKGALVMSSIGTSQESSSTHTLEDIGIRNKICGVDIQHIGDCSSPETIYALSVAIRGTRHTFNRMSLSVNR; encoded by the coding sequence ATGACAGAACGTTTATTGAGTGCGACCGCTTCACAGATTTTAAAAATGAGTACGGCAGAGTTAAAACAATCAATCAAGGCGAGTGAAGGAAGAATTATTATGGCCGAAAACATGGTTATCTACAAACCATTAGTAGATCAAATCACCAATGCTGAAATCCATGCTGGTTTTAGTGCGGATATGTTATTGATGAACTTTTTTGATCTGAATCGACCCTTTGTTAATGGTCTCGAGACTACAGATGATAATTTATTTGAAGTAATACCTAATGAGGAATCAATCAGGATTCTAAAACAGCTGACTGGAAGAGTTATTGGTTTGAATCTTGAACCGATTGATAAGGAAGCGGAGATGTTAGAAAAACGAAAAGATATTTCTACGGGACGAATTGCAACAACTGAGAATTTAAAAAAAGCGAACGACATGGGATTTGACTTCGTTTGTTTGACGGGGAACCCACGAACCGGAGTTGATAATAAGGAGATACTAGAAGCAATCAAGCTAGCTAAAGAAAGTTTCGAAGGATTAGTGATTGCTGGAAAGATGCATAGTGCAGGAGTCGATGAATCAATTATCGATATCCAGACAGTGGAGGCATTTATTGAAGCTGGGGCAGATATTATATTGGTGCCAGCCATAGGTACAGTTCCTGATCACGATGATGAAAAACAAAAAGCAATCGTTAAAAAAGCACATGATAAAGGAGCGTTAGTAATGTCATCAATTGGTACCAGTCAGGAAAGTTCATCTACGCATACTTTAGAAGACATAGGGATTCGAAATAAAATTTGTGGTGTCGATATCCAACATATCGGGGATTGTTCTTCTCCGGAAACAATCTATGCGTTGAGTGTAGCTATTCGAGGAACTCGTCATACTTTTAATCGTATGAGTTTGTCGGTAAATCGGTAA